The genomic segment GCGTGTGTCCCGGCGCCAGATAACAGAATCTTCCCTTCCCCATCTCGCGCCACCATCCTGCCGGGGCAGACAGGTTGTCCCGCGCCATGGAACGCAGCAGGAGGTGTTCGCGGCCGAGATAGTATTTCACCGTATGCTGCTCGTCGAAGATCTCAAAATCCTCCACGCCCGAGGTCACGGGATGATCCCGGTCTTCGACTCGAATGGTGAAGACATAGGGCTCGGGATGGCCGCCGTAGTCTCCTCCGAAGAGCTCGTAGTAGGGGCCGTCCGGCGGGTACAGGCCTTGAGAGTTGTGCAGCGCCAGGAAACCGCCGCCGCCGTGCACGAAATCCCAGATGGCCTGCTGCTGCGTGTCCGTCATCCACTTGACGTGTGGTTTGTCGAACCCTTCCGGCCAGTTCATGCCGTCGCGGAGGATGATGAGCAGATCATGTTTCGCCAGCGCTTCAGGGGTCAGGGCTTCGACGTTCTCGATGAAGGTCACCGGGATGTTTTCCCGAACCAGGGCCTTGGCCAGGTGATCCCGGATGTAGACCGGACTATGGTACCGGTCGCCGATCAGCGCCAATGCGCGGGGCCGGTCGGCGGCCTGGTAGACCTCGAACGCTTTCTGCGCCGGAAGCGCCAGGGTCAGTGCAAACAGAGTCAGTATGAATATCGTCTTCATGATGGAACCTCAGGCGTGAACTGCCGGCTCGTCGCTGTGGCGGTGTTCCCAGTTGAACTCGGTCTCGCTCATGGGAGAGTCGGGGAAAGGCTGCCAGACCTCCGCCCGCTCCTTCTTGCCCAGGCCCCGGGCCATTTCCAAGATGTGGCTTCCGATGCATCCGCAGCACCCCCCGATGAAGTCGACACCCAGGTCGCGGGCCCGGGGGGCGAACTCGCCCAGCTCGTAGCGGGTCAGCAGTGTCCTCTCGAGCCGGTCGGGAAAGGCCGGATTGGCGGTGAACCAGGGGATGCGGTCCGTGCAGGCGAAGGCCACAGGCTGGGCCGCCAGGTAGACGCCGGTGGCCTCCCGCATCGCCTCGATGATGGGATAGGTCCGCTCGGGGTCGCGCATGCAGTTGGTCCCCACGATGTCCGCTCCTTCATCCGTGAGGATGCGGGCGCACTCGGCGGGGGAGTAGCCGTCCTCCGTCTTGCCGCCGCCGCGAAAGGAGACGGTGATCATGGCCGGGACCGAAGTGTGTTTCTTGATCACCTCCAGGCAAAGCCGGGCCTCCCCGAAACGCCAGAAGGTCTCTCCGATGATGAAGTCCACCCCCTCCTGGGCCTCGATCTGCTCTTCGAACATGGCTGCCACCAGGTTCCGGGCGCTGGGGCTGCCCTCCTCCCATTTCCAGGTGGCGCAGAGGTCCCCAGCCACCAGGGCCTGGTCCCCCGCCACCTCACGGCAGATCCGGGTGGCTTTCCGGTTGATCTCCATGGTCTGGTGGTCCCGGCCCACCGTGGCCAGCTTTGCGCGGCTGCCGTAGAAGGCCATGACCTGCAGCACCTCGGCGCCGGCGTTGAGAAACTCGACGTGGAGCTGCCGGATGGCCTCGGGGTGGTCCAGGACGAAGTGGGGCGTGAAGGCTCCGGCCGTTCCGTATCCCCGGCGTTCCAGCTCGATGATGTAGCCGCCGTCGCCGAGGACGGGTCCCGCGGCCAATCTGTCCAGGATGTTTCGATTCATGACCAGACTGCCTTTCTCCTCTCGTTTCCGGAACGGAGGTTCGTCCGGCGGAGGCGCGCCCGAATAATTCCAAGATGCCGTGTGCGGGTGCGTGTGGGAGACACTCATTCATAATACACTCCGCCAACGGGTGAGAAACCCGGACCGGGGCCGGAACCGAGATGGATGGAATAAGACTGTCGAGGAGGGAAGCCCTGAGCCGGCTGGGAGCCGCAGCCGGCCTGGGTTGGGGACGGGGTTCCGGGCGCGTTGCCGCAGCGGCGGATCCTGGCCGTTCCGTTCTTCTGTCCCGTCACGGATGCGGCCGGGCCACGGGGTATGCCGAGTCCAACAAGATCGTCACCTGGCGCCGGCGGACCCACGTGGCCTGGTTGGATTCTCCCCCGGAGGGGTTCCGGGTCCGGGTCCGAAGCCGCGACCGGCACACCGGCGAATGGTCTCCAACGGTCACCGTCGGCGACGCCTATGACAACCACGGAGGACCTGCGCTGACCGTGGATAGCGAGGGCTACCTTCACATCGCCTATTTTCCGCACCACCATCCCATGTGCTACCGCCGATCGCGCCGGCCGGGGGATGCATCCGAATGGGAAGATGAACTCCGATTCGGCGAGCGCCTGACCTATCCGACCCTGGTCTGCGGGGCGGATGACACGTTGGTGCTCAGCGCCCGGCGCAGTTTTTCGGACCGTCCCTGGGAGGTGGAGTTGTGGGAGCGGCCGCCGGGCGCCCGGTGGCAGCGCCGGCGCGCCCTGCTGAGGTCACGCCATCCAGGCTATTCCCACTTCCAGGAATCTCTCGCCTGGGGTCCCGATCACCGGACGCTCCATCTGTCCTGCCGGTTCCACGAACGATCCGACAGCCAGGCGTACGGCCGTCTGCAGACGGTAGCCTACCTGGTGAGTCCCGATGCGGGCCGGACCTGGACCCGGAGTGACGGAACTCCGGTCTCCCTTCCGGCGACGCCCGATTCCGCCGAGGTCCTGGCCCGCGGCGGAGTGGACCGCAACCGGCTTGTCCGGGCGGGGGCGCTGTCCGTGGATGCCGACGGGCGGCCCGGAGTCGTCTACAGCACTGAGGAGGGGGGCCGGTCAGGACTCATCCTGGCTCGGCCCAACGGGGACGGAAGCTGGGTCCGAACGGATCTGAGCCGGTTCCTGCCCACGGAATTTCAGGGCCGGCTTCTGTTGGCGCCGGCCGGCGTCACTTTCACGTCCGGCGGCGAGACGTTCGTGTCGGCCCAGATCGAGCCTCCTGTCGACGGCGCCTCGACCTGGGGAGGCCCCGGAAACGAAGTCGCGGCCTTCCGTTCCCGGGATGGAGGACGGAGCTTCACCTTCTCCCCGGTCAGCCGGCCCGATGGGAACCGGGCGCACTGGCTGCCCAACATCGAGCGGGCCACCGGACACAACCGGGTTCCGAAAAAACCGGGGCTTCTCTACACCGGAGGCGGCCCCGGAGTTAAGAATACGGACCTGCTGTCCAACCAGGTCTTCTTCTCCACCATTCCGTGACCCGCCATGCTCGTCATCGACTGCCACGCCCACATCTACTCGCCGGATGAATCGCGCTACCCGCCGGTGGCCCGGCCGTTGCGGGTTCCGGGGGGCGGCGGCTCCATCCAGGATCTGCGGGCCGTGATGCACGCCAACGGCGTGGCGGCGGTCCGGGCCATTCAGACCGTCTCCTTCTACGGATACGACAATCGGTATCTCGCCGACGTCAGCCGCGCGAACCCCGGCCGGGTCAGCGGAGTGTGCACGCTGGACCCCGACGATCCCCGAAGTCCCGAGATCCTCTGGCGGCTGGTGCAGAACCACGGGGTCAAGTCGCTGCGCAGCATCCCGGCGGAGTCACGCACCCGGTTCGATCACCCGGCGGTGCGACGGCTCTGGCAGGCCGCCCACGAGTTGGGGATCACCGTCGACATCTTCCTCATGCAATTGGAATGGGTGGAGGGTGCCGAGAGGCTGCTGCGGGAGTTTCCGCACCTCACCGTGGCCTTCTGCCACTGTCTGGACCTGAAGCCGGGCGAGGAGGAGTACCGGAAGAAGCTGGACGCCGTCCTGCGGCTGGCCCGGTTTCCCAATCTGATCGCCAAGGTGGACTTCATCAGCACCGGGACCGAAAAGGGTTTTCCGGGAGACGATCTCCATGAGGCGGCGCTGAAGATCATCGATGCCTATGGCTCCGAACGTTGTGTCTGGGGCAGCAACTACCCGAACCGGCTCTGGACGCCCAAGATGAGCTACGCGGAGCATCTACGGATTTTTCGGGATGTCCTGCCTCTGAAGGAGGAGGATCGCCGGCAGATCCTGGGAGAGACGGCGCGCCGGTTGTGGTTTGGGGAGCTGTAGACGGCGGGCGAAGAATCGGCGGTTGGAAACCGCCGCCCCGGCTACGCGATGATCCGAAGGCCGTATTCCCGGCCCGAGTGTTCGAGCCAGACCCCCAGGTAGTCGGCGAAGCTGCGCCGGACGATCACGTCGAAGGATTCGGCGTCGGAGGCATCGCCCCTGGGAATCAAAAGCACACCGGCCTTGCCCAGATTGGTCTGGGCGCACTGGCCGGGAGAGAAGCTCCTGGGATGCAGGTCCAGTGTGCACCCCTTGGCCAGGAGTTCCCGCCTCCGGCCCCCCGCGACGTTCACCAGGGTGTAGCCACCGGTGGTGTCGACGGCGGAGGCGTGGAGTTGTCCCAAAGCCTGGCTCAGGTCGGTGACACACTGGGTCTGCGCGCCGGGAGGAAGAATGACCAGCCACTCGTCGGGTCCCATCCAGCAGACGGTGATGTCCTCGCCTTCGGCGATGGTGTTGGAGGCGACGGGAATGCTCACGCCCAGAACTCCCTCCACCGCGGCCGGAAACCTGGCGTCGCCGGCGTCGCCGCGAAGATTCACGTAGCCCAGAAAAGGTCTTTCGGTGAGGATGACTCCGGGGCTGCCGGTGTCTCCAGCGGCGGTGTCCGACAGGAATCCCGCCAACGGGGACTCCTGCCTGGGGTCAGACATTCTGGCGCTCCCCTTCCGGATCGTAAAAGACCGGATCGGCGATCCTGGCGGCGATAGTCCTGCCGTCGAAGTTCTGGACGTGGACGGTCTCGCCCATGCGCCCGTGTCCCCCCTTGACCAGTCCCAGGGCGATGGAGCGCTCCAGGGCGGCGCTGTAGTAGGAGGAGGTCACGTGGCCCAGCATGGGCCGGGGCAGGGGCGCCGACGGATCGTCCACGATCTGTCCCCCCTCGGGCAGGACTTCCGCCGCGTCCTCGGTCAGCAGCCCCACGAACTGCTTGCGGTCCTTCCGGACCAGGTAGGACCGGAAAAGGGACCGCTTTCCCAGGAAGTCCTTTTTCTGGCCCAGCATGCGCTGCATCCCCAGGTCCACGGGAGTGACGGAGCCGTCCGTGTCCTGGCCAACGATGACGTATCCCTTCTCGGCCCGGAGGACATGCATCGCCTCGGTGCCGAAGGGAGTGATTCCGTACTCCTCCCCCGCGTCGAATACCGCCTCCCAGACGTGGCGGCCGAAGTTGGCGTTGACGTTGATCTCGTAGGTCAACTCTCCCGTGAAGCTGATGCGGAAGATCCGCGCCGGCACTCCGGCAACCGTGTCTTCCCGGACCGCCATGAAGGGGAAGGATTCCCGGCTCAGGTCCACGCCGGAACAGAGCTTCCGGAGGACGCGGCGGCTGTCGGGTCCACAGAGGGAGACCGTCGCCCAATGGTCGGTCACCGACGTCATGTAGACCCTCAACTCGGGCCATTCGGTCTGGAGCCAGAGTTCCAACCACGACATGACGTGAGCCGCGCCGCCCGTGGTGGTGTGCATGAGGTAGTGGTTTTCGCCCAGCCGGGCGGTCACCCCATCGTCCATCAACATGCCGTTCTCGTCCAGCATGAGGCCGTAGCGGCAGCGGCCGATGGGGACCTTCATGAAGGGATTGGTGTAGACCCGGTTCAGGAAGACGTTGGCGTCGGGCCCCTGGATGTCGATCTTCCCCAACGTCGAGGCGTCCAGGACTCCGGCGCTGCGCCGCACCGCCAGGCACTCCCGGTTCACTGCTTCGTGGAGCGATTCGCCCGGCCGGGGAAAGTACCAGGCCCGTTTCCATTGGCCCACGTTCTCGAATAGGGCTCCCTGCTCGACATGCCACTCGTGAATGGCCGTCTTGCGCACCGGATCGAAGAGTTCCCTCTGCTCGCCTCCCGAGAGGGCCGCAAAGGTGACCGGCGTGTACGTGGGCCGAAAGGTGGTGGTGCCGATGGAGCCGGGGTCGGTCCCGTGCTGCTCCGCCAGGATGGCGATGCCGTTGACGTTGCCCAGGCGCCCCTGGTCGGGTCCCATCCCCAGGTTGGTGTACCGTTTGACATACTCGATGGAGTCGTAACCCTCCCTCACCGCGGTCAGGATGTCGGCGGCGGTGACATCCATGAGGGGATCCACGAACTGCTTGGGCGCCCGTGAGACTGGTTTACCGGCCGGGACGATCCAGAGCGGCTGGATCGGATCTCCCGCCCTGACCTCCACTCGTGGGATCGGCCGCGTGGGATGGCCGTCTCCGTGGCCCGCCGCGTGGGCCGCCGCCGCGCCCGCCCGGAACCCCTCCGTGAGGCAGGTCTGAAGCTCGAAACTCCCCCGGCAGGCCCCTGCCGACCACTCCGCCTGGATCGAAGGGCCGGGAACGAAGCAGGCTTTCCCGGCGTCGTAAACGGGCCGGGCGCCGGATTGGGCGTTGAGCTGCACGGTGGGACTCCAGCCGCCGGATACGGCCAGCAGGTCGCACGCCAGACTGTGCCCTCTTCCTTTAACGGACGGACCGTCGGCGCTCAGCGCCATGAGCCGGACGCCCCGTATTCTCTTCGCCCCCCGGACGTCGACGACGGCGTGCCGATTCATGACCTCGAGACCCCGTTCCCGCGCCTCGGCGCTCCGCTGGCCGGCCGGCCGGGAATCCACGATGGCCTCCACCTGTGCGCCCGCGTCCAGCAGGTCGAATGCCGTCCGGTAGGCGCCGTCGTTGTTGGTGAAGACCACGGCCCGGGATCCGGGAAGGACCGCATAGCGTTGGATGTATTCCGAAATCCCGGAGGCCAGCATGACGCCGGGCCGGTCGTTGTTGCAGAAGACCAGGGGCCGCTCGATGGCGCCCGTGGCCAGGACCACCTGCTTGGCGCGGATGCGCCAGAGACGCTGACGCGGGCCGCGGGCCGATTCCGGGGGCAGATGATCCGTCCGGCGCTCCAGGGCCAGCAGGAAGTTGTGCTCGTAGTAGCCCGCCACGGTGGTCCGGGCCAGGATCCGGACGTCCGGAAGGGAAGCCAGTTCTTCCACCATTCGGTCGACCCAACGCCCGGCGGGAAACCCTTCGATCCGGCCGCCGCCTCCGCGCAGAGCGCCTCCCGGTTCGGTCCGTTCGTCCATGAGGATCACGCGGGCGCCGCTGCGTCCCGCCTCCAGGGCCGCGGCCAGGCCGGCCGGGCCCGCTCCCGCCACCAGGACGTCGCAGTGGGCGTTCATGTGGTCGTAGTCGTCGGGATCGGCGCCGGTGGGGACCACCCCGAAACCGGCGGCCTTGCGGATCTGATGCTCGTACTGCCGCCAGGACCCCGCGGGCCACATGAAGGTCTTGTAGTAGAAGCCGGGCGGCATCAGGCGCGCGAACCAACCGTTGACGGCCCGCAGGTCGAACTCGACACTGGGAAAGACGTTGACGCTCCGGGCCGAGAGACCGTCGTAGAGCTCCACCTGCGTGGCCACCAGGTTGGGCAGAGAGAGCGCCCCCTCTCCCACCTGGACCAGCGCGTTGGACTCCTCCACGCCCGCGGCCACGATTCCGCGGGGACGGTGGTACTTCAGGCTCCGCGCCACCAGGTGGACGCCGTTGGCCAGCAGCCCGGAGGCCAGCGTGTCTCCCTGAAACGCGGCGTAGACGCGCCCGTTGAAGGTGAACGTCAGGGGCCGGTTCCGGTCGACCCGGCCGCCCTCGGCGAGACGGTGGGGTTGGCTCATGTCCGGTCTCCCGGACGCGGCTCGCCCGGCTTGTACACCGACTTGATCCGGTAGGTCACGGTGTCCCGCTGGACGTTGAAATAGCGCCGGCAGCCCGAGGCGTGGCACCACTGCTCCAGATGGTCCCCCCGCTTGTTCCTCCGGTAGAAGAGGTAGTCGGCCCACTCTTCGTCGGTGAGCTCTTCCGGCGCCGGGGGCCGGACGATGTGCGCCTCGCCGGAGTAGGCGAACTCCGATTCGTCGCGGGGACCGCACCAGGGACACTCGATCAGGAGCATGAGATCCGCCCTTCGGGCTTCAGTGGGCCACTCCCGCGGCGCCGTGCTCGTCGATGAGGTGCCCCGTCGTGAACCGCTCCAGCGAGAACGGCTCGTTGAGGCGGTGGGGGCGGTTCTGCGCGATGGTGTGGGCGAAGACCCATCCGGAGCCCGGCGTCGACTTGTACCCTCCGGTCCCCCATCCGCAGTTGAAGTAGAGTCCCTTTACGGGGGTGAGGCCGATGATGGGACAGGCGTCCGGACAGGTGTCCACGGTGCCGGCCCACTGCCGCAGCATTCGAACCCGGCTGAAACTGGGAAACATCTCGATGATGGCGGCGATGGCGTGCTCCAGGGTAGCGGGGCTGCCGCGCTGGCCGTAGCCGTTGTAGGAGTCGACACCGGCGCCGCAGAGCAACTCGCCCCGGTCGGTCTGGCTGATGTAGGCGTGCACGGCGTTGGACATCACCACCACGTCCAGAATCGGCTTGAGGGGTTGGGAAACCCAAGCCTGCAGGGGGCGGCTCTCCAACGGCAGCCGCATCCCCGCCATGGAGGCCAGGACCCCCGAGTTGCCCGCCGTAACGCAGCCGACCTTGCCGGCTTTGATGAATCCTCGCGACGTGTCCACTCCGGTTACGGCGCCGTTTTCCCTGCGGATGCCCGTCACCTCGCAGTTGTGAATGACGTCCACCCCCACCGAATCCGCGGCCCGGGCCAGCCCCCAAGCCAGGGCATCGTGGCGGGCCGTCCCTCCCCGGCGCTGCAGCGAGGCTCCCAGAATGGGATGTCGGGCCCGGGGAGAGATGTCGATGGCCGGGACCATCTCCTTGATCTGCTCCGGGGTCAGGAACTCGCTGTCGATGCCGTTGAGGAGGTTGGCGTTGATGCGGCGCTGAATGTCCCGGAGGTCCTGGAGCGTGTGTCCCAGGCTCAGCAGCCCCCGCTGGCTGAACATCAGGTTGAAGTTGATCTCCTGGGTGAGGCCTT from the Acidobacteriota bacterium genome contains:
- a CDS encoding ThuA domain-containing protein, which codes for MKTIFILTLFALTLALPAQKAFEVYQAADRPRALALIGDRYHSPVYIRDHLAKALVRENIPVTFIENVEALTPEALAKHDLLIILRDGMNWPEGFDKPHVKWMTDTQQQAIWDFVHGGGGFLALHNSQGLYPPDGPYYELFGGDYGGHPEPYVFTIRVEDRDHPVTSGVEDFEIFDEQHTVKYYLGREHLLLRSMARDNLSAPAGWWREMGKGRFCYLAPGHTPEALGHPMMQRLMRNAARWLVRL
- a CDS encoding homocysteine S-methyltransferase family protein yields the protein MNRNILDRLAAGPVLGDGGYIIELERRGYGTAGAFTPHFVLDHPEAIRQLHVEFLNAGAEVLQVMAFYGSRAKLATVGRDHQTMEINRKATRICREVAGDQALVAGDLCATWKWEEGSPSARNLVAAMFEEQIEAQEGVDFIIGETFWRFGEARLCLEVIKKHTSVPAMITVSFRGGGKTEDGYSPAECARILTDEGADIVGTNCMRDPERTYPIIEAMREATGVYLAAQPVAFACTDRIPWFTANPAFPDRLERTLLTRYELGEFAPRARDLGVDFIGGCCGCIGSHILEMARGLGKKERAEVWQPFPDSPMSETEFNWEHRHSDEPAVHA
- a CDS encoding BNR-4 repeat-containing protein, with translation MDGIRLSRREALSRLGAAAGLGWGRGSGRVAAAADPGRSVLLSRHGCGRATGYAESNKIVTWRRRTHVAWLDSPPEGFRVRVRSRDRHTGEWSPTVTVGDAYDNHGGPALTVDSEGYLHIAYFPHHHPMCYRRSRRPGDASEWEDELRFGERLTYPTLVCGADDTLVLSARRSFSDRPWEVELWERPPGARWQRRRALLRSRHPGYSHFQESLAWGPDHRTLHLSCRFHERSDSQAYGRLQTVAYLVSPDAGRTWTRSDGTPVSLPATPDSAEVLARGGVDRNRLVRAGALSVDADGRPGVVYSTEEGGRSGLILARPNGDGSWVRTDLSRFLPTEFQGRLLLAPAGVTFTSGGETFVSAQIEPPVDGASTWGGPGNEVAAFRSRDGGRSFTFSPVSRPDGNRAHWLPNIERATGHNRVPKKPGLLYTGGGPGVKNTDLLSNQVFFSTIP
- a CDS encoding amidohydrolase family protein, coding for MLVIDCHAHIYSPDESRYPPVARPLRVPGGGGSIQDLRAVMHANGVAAVRAIQTVSFYGYDNRYLADVSRANPGRVSGVCTLDPDDPRSPEILWRLVQNHGVKSLRSIPAESRTRFDHPAVRRLWQAAHELGITVDIFLMQLEWVEGAERLLREFPHLTVAFCHCLDLKPGEEEYRKKLDAVLRLARFPNLIAKVDFISTGTEKGFPGDDLHEAALKIIDAYGSERCVWGSNYPNRLWTPKMSYAEHLRIFRDVLPLKEEDRRQILGETARRLWFGEL
- a CDS encoding sarcosine oxidase subunit gamma, with translation MSDPRQESPLAGFLSDTAAGDTGSPGVILTERPFLGYVNLRGDAGDARFPAAVEGVLGVSIPVASNTIAEGEDITVCWMGPDEWLVILPPGAQTQCVTDLSQALGQLHASAVDTTGGYTLVNVAGGRRRELLAKGCTLDLHPRSFSPGQCAQTNLGKAGVLLIPRGDASDAESFDVIVRRSFADYLGVWLEHSGREYGLRIIA
- a CDS encoding sarcosine oxidase subunit alpha family protein, whose amino-acid sequence is MSQPHRLAEGGRVDRNRPLTFTFNGRVYAAFQGDTLASGLLANGVHLVARSLKYHRPRGIVAAGVEESNALVQVGEGALSLPNLVATQVELYDGLSARSVNVFPSVEFDLRAVNGWFARLMPPGFYYKTFMWPAGSWRQYEHQIRKAAGFGVVPTGADPDDYDHMNAHCDVLVAGAGPAGLAAALEAGRSGARVILMDERTEPGGALRGGGGRIEGFPAGRWVDRMVEELASLPDVRILARTTVAGYYEHNFLLALERRTDHLPPESARGPRQRLWRIRAKQVVLATGAIERPLVFCNNDRPGVMLASGISEYIQRYAVLPGSRAVVFTNNDGAYRTAFDLLDAGAQVEAIVDSRPAGQRSAEARERGLEVMNRHAVVDVRGAKRIRGVRLMALSADGPSVKGRGHSLACDLLAVSGGWSPTVQLNAQSGARPVYDAGKACFVPGPSIQAEWSAGACRGSFELQTCLTEGFRAGAAAAHAAGHGDGHPTRPIPRVEVRAGDPIQPLWIVPAGKPVSRAPKQFVDPLMDVTAADILTAVREGYDSIEYVKRYTNLGMGPDQGRLGNVNGIAILAEQHGTDPGSIGTTTFRPTYTPVTFAALSGGEQRELFDPVRKTAIHEWHVEQGALFENVGQWKRAWYFPRPGESLHEAVNRECLAVRRSAGVLDASTLGKIDIQGPDANVFLNRVYTNPFMKVPIGRCRYGLMLDENGMLMDDGVTARLGENHYLMHTTTGGAAHVMSWLELWLQTEWPELRVYMTSVTDHWATVSLCGPDSRRVLRKLCSGVDLSRESFPFMAVREDTVAGVPARIFRISFTGELTYEINVNANFGRHVWEAVFDAGEEYGITPFGTEAMHVLRAEKGYVIVGQDTDGSVTPVDLGMQRMLGQKKDFLGKRSLFRSYLVRKDRKQFVGLLTEDAAEVLPEGGQIVDDPSAPLPRPMLGHVTSSYYSAALERSIALGLVKGGHGRMGETVHVQNFDGRTIAARIADPVFYDPEGERQNV
- a CDS encoding sarcosine oxidase subunit delta, giving the protein MLLIECPWCGPRDESEFAYSGEAHIVRPPAPEELTDEEWADYLFYRRNKRGDHLEQWCHASGCRRYFNVQRDTVTYRIKSVYKPGEPRPGDRT
- a CDS encoding sarcosine oxidase subunit beta family protein gives rise to the protein MQKYSFLSLARNALSYHENWQRAWRSPDPKPEYDVVIVGGGGHGLATAYYLVKEHRAGSVAVLEKGYVGGGNTGRNTEIVRSNYLWDEAAHIYEFSLKLWEGLTQEINFNLMFSQRGLLSLGHTLQDLRDIQRRINANLLNGIDSEFLTPEQIKEMVPAIDISPRARHPILGASLQRRGGTARHDALAWGLARAADSVGVDVIHNCEVTGIRRENGAVTGVDTSRGFIKAGKVGCVTAGNSGVLASMAGMRLPLESRPLQAWVSQPLKPILDVVVMSNAVHAYISQTDRGELLCGAGVDSYNGYGQRGSPATLEHAIAAIIEMFPSFSRVRMLRQWAGTVDTCPDACPIIGLTPVKGLYFNCGWGTGGYKSTPGSGWVFAHTIAQNRPHRLNEPFSLERFTTGHLIDEHGAAGVAH